In the genome of Pieris napi chromosome 16, ilPieNapi1.2, whole genome shotgun sequence, one region contains:
- the LOC125057462 gene encoding transmembrane and coiled-coil domains protein 2-like isoform X5, protein MDTLHVGHGHSKGSSRSQSPSTVDLARDPALTDDALIRSRVQSPSTVHHVNDSSSRHGEPRSHHVKSHSRDLGTSPLSANTTGNTSRELEDSPQKKNISNIIPGDYVTAVYSPNVSYALSADEYGSPAYRGQDGDYLTQGSEDSEGNVASAKAQAAIAHLNSKIERTKDLIRLEQTIRDDNVNEYLKLAANADKQQLQRIKAVFEKKNQKSALCIVQLQKKLEGYNKRIKNWEQHGTSGQSHRQPREVLRDMGQGLKNVGGNIRDGITGLGGSVMAAPREFAHLFSRSNRFGSADNIAHLAAPQHTELRGSRTSEAGENAPRGSTLPRAATSPAPKYSPDASPSSSVTSEGAPYPAQAGANNMSEATFSLKPILNELRERREDYQRLAEKIDALKNLTQEVSFLSAALQEERFKTERLEEQINDLTELHQNEVENLKQALTDVEEKVQYQSEERIRDIHEALDLCQTKISKLEQWMAGGGAGGVGSGGGEAGGAALPPRVVVVKLLNVALTLLQLALLLVATVAGVAMPFLRTRVRVLTTSLVVMVGVMVLKQWPEVTQLSEHLVRRLKEYLLDKHHDRYECRSLCG, encoded by the exons ATGGATACATTGCACGTTGGACATGGACACAGTAAGGGATCCAGTAGGAGTCAGTCCCCGTCTACAGTGGATCTGGCTAGAGATCCCGCCTTGACTGATGATGCGTTGATACGATCGAGGGTCCAGTCACCGTCCACGGTGCATCATGTCAAT GATTCATCGTCCCGTCACGGAGAGCCTCGTTCTCATCACGTAAAGTCACATTCCAGGGATCTCGGTACCAGCCCCCTTTCTGCTAACACAACCGGAAACACGTCACGAGA ATTAGAAGATTCGCCGCAAAAGAAGAATATTTCGAATATAATCCCCGGAGACTATGTCACCGCCGTGTACAGCCCTAATGTGTCATATGCCCTTTCCGCTGATGAATATGGCTCACCGGCTTACAGAG GTCAAGATGGGGATTATTTAACGCAAGGAT cGGAAGATAGTGAAGGCAATGTGGCGTCTGCTAAGGCACAGGCTGCCATTGCGCATCTCAACAGCAAGATCGAAAGAACGAAGGATCTTATACGGCTCGAACAGACTATAAGAGATG ATAATGTAAACGAGTACCTGAAGTTAGCAGCGAATGCAGATAAGCAACAGTTGCAGCGGATCAAGGCTGTGTTTGAGAAGAAAAACCAGAAGAGCGCCCTCTGTATTGTACAATTGCAAAAGAAACTCGAGGGATATAACAAACGGATTAAAAACTGGGAG cAACATGGTACAAGCGGACAATCACACAGACAACCACGGGAAGTGTTACGGGATATGGGGCAAGGGCTTAA aaaTGTGGGCGGTAATATACGCGACGGAATCACTGGTTTGGGCGGAAGCGTGATGGCGGCGCCAAGGGAATTCGCCCACCTTTTCTCACGCTCCAACCGCTTCGGATCCGCTGATAACATCGCGCATCTGGCCG CGCCCCAGCACACGGAATTACgag GGTCACGCACATCCGAAGCGGGCGAGAACGCACCACGCGGGTCTACTCTGCCCCGCGCCGCTACCTCCCCAGCGCCCAAGTACTCACCCGATGCCTCGCCTAGTTCATCGGTTACTAGTGAGGGAGCACC ATATCCAGCGCAAGCGGGCGCAAACAACATGTCGGAAGCAACATTTAGCCTTAAGCCAATACTCAATGAACTGCGCGAGCGCAGGGAAGACTACCAGAGGTTAGCTGAGAAAATAGATGCATTAAAG AACTTAACGCAAGAAGTATCGTTTCTTTCTGCTGCGCTGCAAGAAGAAAGGTTTAAGACGGAGAGGCTTGAAGAACAAATCAACGACTTAACTGAATTGCACCAAAATGAG gtGGAAAATTTAAAGCAAGCACTGACGGATGTAGAAGAAAAAGTGCAGTATCAGAGCGAAGAGCGGATACGAGATATACACGAAGCATTAGACCTCTGTCAAACtaag ATCAGCAAGCTGGAGCAATGGATGGCGGGTGGGGGCGCGGGAGGAGTAGGTAGCGGGGGTGGTGAGGCGGGGGGAGCGGCGTTGCCCCCGCGGGTGGTGGTGGTGAAGCTGCTCAACGTGGCGCTCACGCTGTTGCAGCTGGCTCTGTTGCTGGTGGCTACGGTCGCGGGCGTGGCTATGCCCTTCTTGAGGACCAG GGTCCGAGTCCTTACAACGAGTCTTGTGGTGATGGTAGGCGTTATGGTCCTAAAGCAATGGCCGGAAGTGACGCAACTTTCAGAACACCTCGTGCGGCGGCTCAAAGAGTATCTACTTGACAAACATCACGACAG gTATGAATGTCGGTCGTTGTGTGGTTGA